Within the Dolichospermum compactum NIES-806 genome, the region GGAGAAGTCGTCTGTGGTACATCTATAGTGGCTATATTACTGACTGCCGTTATTTCCTTGTCATCATCTTCTTTGTAGGAATTTGCACCATTAAGTCCATTGCCATTACTATTTAATATTGATGCAAATGCTTCTGAATCTGACAGAGTAAACATGGTCTCTGGCAGAGAATCACTGTCTGGATTTGAGGATATCTGCGCTTTTTCAAGTTCTAGCGAAGCGCCGCTGTTGGCAGTTCGCTTTTTTCTTCTCAACCACAATGGTAAAAAGGTACTTAATCCCGCAATTAGCAATAAAGGCATTAGTAAGAAAAACCTCATATTTTTGGTAATCATTGAGGGATTATCAAAGGGATTTATTAACTGTGTTTCCCCTTCAGCTTTTTTAGGTTCGGGTATAACTAATGTTTCTGGCGTTGGTATTACTAAAGAGGGACTTTGAGAAACTGAAGGGGTTGCTGTAGGAGTTTCTGAAGAGGTTACTGTAGGAATTGCTGTAGAGACGTTAGCCATAGGTACAGACATAGTTTGTATTGATCTGGCTGCAATAGCAATTGCCTCTGCTTCTTTAGCAGCTTTTATAGACTCTTCTCCTGGTTTGGCTAAAACAAAACCTAGAAAATCTCTAACTTTAGGACTGGGATTTTCTTTATAAACGTAAACAAAAGACTGGAAAAAAGGATATTTAGAATTATCTGGCAAAAGATCTTGTACTTTTAATACCCGCACATCTGGCAACTTAGAAATTTGACTTGCTAACACATAGCTAATGCCGTCATTACTTAATTCATTAATAATGTTAGGTGTGTTATCTTCCACCATTTGCACCGCATTAGTACCTGTTAATAGTTGGCCAGATTTAAATACTGAATATTCACCAAAGGAATTACGAGTATCACTATCGAAGGGACGATCTATAAATCTAATATTACCTTTAGCATTTCCCAATTGTGACCAATCTGTAATTTCTCCGCGAAAAACCTTGGCAAATTGCTCAGTAGTCAGACCATCATAGAAGGGATTATTCATACCAACAATGATGGCGATTTGTTCTCGACGCACTAGCACCTGTTTTAAACCTTGTGCTTTTTCTTCTGGAGTGAGTTTGCGACCAAGGGATGCTATATCAGCTTTACCATTTACAACCGCTTTTACGGCATCTTCATTGCCATTGATAGCAATTTCTACCTTAGTTCCCGAAAACTGGGTTTCAAAGTTTTCTTTTAAGCGTTTGTTGACAAGTAGGGAGTTACGAGAACTATCAACTTTAACTACAGTCCCATTTTCTACTTTTTCTGGTAGGGGAAAATCTGGAGTCTCATTCTTGGATTCTGCTTGGATGGGTAGGGAAATTAAGAAATTTGCTACCATTGGACTGGTAACTATAGCCACTACTAAGGCCAGTTTGATAATTACAGGATTTTTTTGTTGTTGTTGCCACATATATCTCTGATTTAGCCAATATAAATGAACTACTCGCCAATAATCAAAATATTGTTTGATTGAGCAATGCCTTATCCAAATTGGAAAAAGCCTTGATTTGTAGGTTAAACTGTTTGCTTTAGCGTTAACCAGCCATAGCATAAAATTTAAAAAATGCGTTAGGTTACGCTTTGGCTTAACCCAACCTACAGAAAATGGCTAAGGTATTGATTGAGAAGATGGGTTAATTATACAGCCTGAGTTATTTTTATCTGTAATAACACAAGTGATTAAATTAAAACAGGAGTCAGGAGGAATCAGTAGGGATTTAGCAATGCTCAACCTAAACTTGTAGAGAAGGCGAAATTAATATATGCTTTATATTTGCGCTTTGTGTTTAATTTAAATTTTATTTCAACCAAGCACTATTAAGTTAAAAGTGTGCTATAGTTGTTCCAAGATGTCCTTTGAAGCAAAGTGGCGATTACTGACTATTGAAAATGTTGACAAAACTGAAAATTTATATATAGATTTTTAAGTATTTAATTTGATAAAACAATTAAAATTTAGATAGAGTAAGTAGATGGGCGTTAAAAATTGTCGTTGGGGCAAGGGAACAGGGAACTCTTAACTGGGAACAGGAAGAGAGTTTTGAGTGATTTTACTTTTCTTCACATACCTTTAAATTTTTCTGTTCACCTACTTAAATTGCAGATTAATAACGTACAAGATATAACTGCAAAGCCAGACACCAAAACAGTTTTAATCCTTATTACTGCTCATAGTCTGTTAGAGTTATCCAAATTAAACAAAATATCCCAAAATTTGCAGCAGTGTAGGCCTCTTGATCGCTAACAAGTCCTATGACAAAATTAATGACACAACTGATTTTTCTGTTCCCCCTTTCCTATTCCTTTGCCATAACGACAATTTTGGTTCTTCGGTACTTATTATGCTAAATAATTTTGTCAACCCCTAAAATCCTGATATCGTAAGGATTTTACGTTAATTCATCGGTGAATTTGATATAAATTTGCCATCAAAAACAATGAAACCCTTTATTTATATGGGTTATGGGGTAAATAAACTCATATTTGGCATAACAGGTACGGAAGAACCATGTTGGGTTTCACTTCGTTCAACCCAAGCTACGAAAATTAAATTAATATTCTCTTTCATAAGGGGAGCGGTAGAACCGATTTTTTTAGTAAACCCTCATTAGCATAGTCTTATCGGTATGAAAGTAGTTACAGAAGTATTTATTGATCAAATAAAGCCATTAAACCCATTAGTTGATGGACTGAATGAGAAGTTAATTGATTTACCTAGTTTACATCAAATTATTGATTATTCTCCTGTAACTATTAGTCATGATAGTTATGTGATGGATGCTCTTAACTTGATGAACCAGGTTACAGTTAATCATCCAACCCAAGAAGCAAAAGACTATGTTTTGGTGGTAGAGGGTAAGAAATTACAAGGAATTTTTACAATTAAGGATGTATTGAGGGTAGTTGCTTCAAATACTAACCTATCAGCGATGAAAATGGCGGATGTGATGAATCGGCCACCAATTACCCTAAAAAAATCAGATTATGAGCATATTTTGACCGTGTTGGCACTTTTAAAGCAGCATGGTATTCAACATTTACCTATAGTAGATGATGAAGAAAACTTAATCGGTATTGTCCATGAAAAAGACTTATTACAAAGCTTAAATATAGAAAAAATAGTGGGTGTGCTTGAGGCATTACAGGAAAATTGTGCAGATTCTCATACAAAACACACAGCAATTAATCAAGAATTAGAAGTAATTCGCTGGCAAACTTATAATTATTTACAACAATGGGTGAAAGAAGAGGTTGCTGATAGTGTAGAAATTAATCTGCAACTTCAAGAAACCTTAGAAGAATTGCAAATTGCAGAAGAAGAACTGCGGCAACAAAATGAACAATTGATCTATTCTCGTGAAATTACTGAAGCAGAAAGACAGCGTTATCAAAATTTATTTGAATTTGCACCTAATGGTTATTTAGTAACTGATAGTTTAGGTATAATTCAACAGGCTAATTATGCAGCAGCATCCTTATTATCTGTACGTCAAAATCATCTGACTGGCAAGCCGTTAGTGGTGTATATTGCTGAACAAAACCGCTCTCAATTCGTATCCCAGTTAAAAAAATTGCAGCATTTACAGGAATGGGAAATAAATTTCCAGCCTCGCAAAGGTGTGTTATTTTATGCCAGTGTGAGAGTAAATCCTATATCTGATAGTGAAGGTAAGCAAACTGGGTTATTGTGGTCAATAACTGATATTAGCGATAGCAAGAAATTAGAGGCAGCCCTCCGTCAAGATAGCGATGTTTTGGAAACCAGAGTAAAAGAACGCACGGCAGAATTAGTGATTGCTAATGAGCGATTGCAACAGGAAATCGTGGAACGGGAACAGATTCAAGAGTCTTTACAAGAAAGTGAAGCTCGACTCACATTGGCATTGGAAGCAGGTAAAATTGGGATTTGGGATTGGCAGATCCAAATCAATGAAACTCTCTGGTCTCCTAATTTGGGTTTAATGTATGGTTTACCTATTGATACTTTATCTCCTAATTGTGAAGAATTTCTCAAGTTAATCTATCCTGAAGACCGTGAGCGGTTTCAAAAATGTGTGAGTGCCTCTATTGAGAAAAAAGTTGATTTTGTCTGTGAGTATCGGATAGTTGGTGGTGATAGTAGTCTAACTTGGTTGAGTTCTAGAGGAAAAGTTTACTGTAATGAAAATGGTGAACCGATGCGGATGATTGGTACTACTAGAGATATTTCTGAACGGAAGGCAACTGAACAGCAAATCTCTGAACAAGCTGCCCTTTTAGATATTGCAACTGATGCAATTTTCGTCCGTGATTTTCAAGCCCAGATTCTTTTTTGGAATCAGGGTGCAGAGAAGATATATGGGTGGAAAAGTCAGGAGGTTTTAGACAAGAATCCCAGGGATATTTTTTATGATTCAACTTCCCATGAGCAAGAGATCATTCCTCTGAAAACTGTAGTGAGATTGGGAAGTTGGCAGGGTGAATTACGCAAACGGACACAATCAAATCAACTAATTATTGTTCAAAGTCGTTGGACATTGATGTTAGATACTGATGGACAGCCTAAATCTATTCTCACGGTAGATACTGATATTACTGAGAAGAAACAACTAGAAGAGCAGTTTGCCCGCGCTCAACAAATGGAAATTCATGCTAAGAGAATGGAAAGTATTGGAACTTTAGCTGGTGGGATTGCTCACAATATCAATAATCATTTAACACCGATTTTAGGATATGCTCAATTGCTTAAAAGTAAATCTTCGTTAGATAAAGATAATTGTTTGCAAATGTTAACAACTATTGAGGCTAATGCTAAAAAAGGGGCAGCTTTGGTAAGACAACTTTTATCTTTTGCGAAGGGCGTAGAGATTCAATATACAATTATTCAGATTAGTGATTTGATTAGGGATACTATTCAGATAGCTAAGGAAACATTTTCTTTTCCCCAATCTATCACATTTTTCACCGATATCCCGCCAAAATTATGGACGGTATCTGGGGATAAGAATGAACTGGAACAAGTATTAATTAACTTAATGGTTAATGCTGGTCATGCTATGCCTAATGGTGGCAATCTGTCTATTTCTGCGGAAAATTTGTATATTAGTGAAGAGATGAGACGGATAAATCATTATGCTGCTGTGGGGAATTATATTGTGATTACCGTGGAAGATACGGGGACGGGGATGCCACCGGAAATATTAGAAAGAATATTTGAGCCATTTTTTACTACTAAGGATATTGGCAAGGGAACAGGATTAGGACTATCAACAGTGCTAGGAACGATTAAAAGTCACAAGGGTTTTATTAATGTTGATAGTGAAGTGGGGAAAGGCAGTAAATTTAAAGTATTTTTACCATCGGTAAATCAGGAAGTTATCGCTTTAGAACCGGATTATCTGGAAATGTATCCAGGACGGGGAGAGTTAATTTTGGTGGTAGATGATGAACCCCAAGTGCTGGAAGTTACGAAAAATATTTTAGAAAGTTACAATTATCAAACTATTACTGCTAAAAATGGGATGGAGGCGATCGCTATTTATGCACGGTACAAACAGCAAATTAGAGTAGTGTTGATGGATATGATGATGCCAGAAATGGATGGAAGTTCTGCTATCTCCAATTTGAAAAAAATTAATCCTCAAGTCAAAATAATTGCTTGTAGTGGACGCAATATCCAAAATATGCTGGAACCAAGTAATGAAAATCAAGTTCCTGCGATTTTATTAAAACCCTACACTAATCAAGAATTACTGGAAACATTGAGTTATGTACTCAAGGAATCAGGAGTCAGGAAGAAAGAAGAAAGAAGAAAGAAGAAAGAAGAATAAAATTACCCAATTATCAATTACCAATATTTGAGTATTTTGAACAGATTTTTGAGGATGGTAGCACTTATGCTCATAGAATTGACCGATTCATGAGACTTTTATTCTTTCCTGACAAATCTATGACACCTCAAGAGTTTTTAGTAAAGTTGGCAACAGCCGCAACAGACCCCGAAAAACTGATAGTTTTTGCAGAATACTTGGATACAACTGCTTTGGATCATGCCACAGCCCCAAGATGGAGAAGTCTTTCATATAGTAACGAAATTGAGATGGCGCTGAAAAATGTGGCTTTTCATTTAGAAGCGCTCGCTGAAGCCGAGTAATACGTAAGGGAGTTGGGGGAGCAGGGGGCAGGGGGAATATCAGGAATTATTGCCTATTACCTTATTCACCAATATATATGCCTAAAGATCGAGCGGTTTGAACTAAATCACCTTGAGGATCAACAAGAGAGGGATTTTTATCTATAACATCTTGAATGGGGAAAGTAACAACTTTGCCATTTTGCCAAGCTAACATTTGATCGTATTGATTTTGGGCAATTAAATCAATGGCAACTTTACCAAACATGGTGGCTGTGAGACGGTCTAAAGCTGAGGGAATACCTCCGCGTTGAATATGTCCTAATACAGAAACTCTGGTATCAATCAGGTGATGACTACAATTGGCAATTTTTTCGGCAATATATTGACCTTGACCACATTTAGCAGTTGTGCAAGTAGAAGGATTATTGGCATCTTCTGTACAAACAGATATACCTTCAGCAACAACTATAATGGCGAATTTTTTTTGCCACTGTTCGCGTAATTCGGTCAGATGATTACATATTCCCTGAATAGTATAGGGGACTTCGGGAATTAAAATCACATCAGCACCGCCGGCAATTCCTGAGTGTAAAGCTAGGTGTCCGGCGTTGCGTCCCATAACTTCGATAATCATCACGCGGTCATGACTAGCAGCGGTAAATATGAGTCGGTTAATGGCATCAACAATGGTATTAACTGCCGTATCAAAGCCGATTGAATGTTCTGTAAAAGCGACATCATGATCAATGGTTTTGGGAATAGCAATTAAATTCCAATGACCTAAAACTGCTAATTGATGAATAATCTCTAAACTACCATCTCCACCCACAATAATTAAAGCATCTAAAGCGATCGCCTCATAGCCCGCTAATATTTCATCAGCATGAGCTAAAGTATCCCCTTTGTTAATACTACCTAAAATCGTTCCCCCCATATTTAGCAAAGGGTCAATCCCGCGTAAATCCCAACCATGTATACTTAACGGCACTGTTTTCCGTTCTAGCAACCCTTGGGTAGCGTAAGGGATACCCACTACCTGCCAATTAAAAGTCCGTGTGGCATGACTCACAGCCGCGCGAATCACACAATTTAGACCAGGACAATCACCACCACTGGTAAGAATACCGATACGTTTTTTCATAGGTCAGGAGGTAGGGGCGCAGGGCCTGCGCCCAGTCAGGAGTCAGGACTAAGATGGTGTATAAACTCTACCCAAATCTGGATTATAAGTTTGCAAAGCTTTCATATATTGAGCGCGTTCAAAAGCACTAGGATTAGGACATTTTAACTGGCTCATGCTACCTTGCATTTGCTTGACAGATTCATATTCATGTATTTTCATCCATTCCCGGAGGTCTTTTTCTAAACACTGAATATGGTTAATACCTTCCCGTAATAATATTGAACATAACATAGTTACATTTGCGCCTACCATTAACATTTTGATCACATCATGGGCATTATGAATACCGCTAGTTGCAGCTAAACTACCCTGAATATGACCATAGAGAATGGCTATCCAGCGCAGGGGTAAACGCATAGCTTGGGGGGTACTTAAAAGTACATGAGGTTCAACTTCTAAATTTTCTAAGTTAATATCTGGTTGATAAAACCGATTAAATAATACTAATCCATCAGCCCCGGCATGATCTAAACGTTTAGCAATATTCGCAGTATTAGTAAAGTAAGGACTGAGTTTTACGGCTACAGGAATAGTAACGGCGGCTTTAACAGATGTGAGAATATCAAGATAATTTTGCTCGATATCGTGACTACTTAAATCTGGATCTGTAGGAACATAGTAAATATTTAATTCTAGTGCTGATGCTCCTGCTTCTTGCATGAGTTTACCATATTCAGTCCAACCACCAACGGAAGAACCATTCAAACTAGCAATAATGGGAATATCCACTTTTTCTTTAGCTTTGCGAATATGATCTAAATATTCTTCTGGTCCGACTCGGAAATTAGCGATGTTTGGGAAATAGGTTAAAGCTTCTGCAAAACTTTCTGTACCATAGCTTAAATGATGATGAAGTGCGGATTTTTCTAAGTTTAATTGTTCTTCAAATAGTGAGTGCATAACAACAGCACCTGCACCTGCATCTTCCATTAGTTTAATATTATCAATGTCTTCTGAAAGTGGAGACGCGGAGGGAACTAAGGGAGATTTTAATTCTAAACCTAAATATGTGGTAGTTAAGTTCATACATTTGGTAATGGGTAATTTTTTCTTTCTGTCTCCTGACTCCTGATATTAATTCAATTAAGATAAATGAACCACAGAGGCACAGAGGACACAGAGACAGAAAATCTCAAAAAATTTGGCGCATTTTCACAAAGAAATGGTATGACTCGTAATTTAGCTTTATTGTAATTTTCTGGCGGCTAAATATTGGTACATTTGCCAACGGGTGTTAACATCGAGTTGGGCTTCTTTGAGGAGTTCTTTTGCTGTTTCTGGGTTAATTTTGGTTAACATTTTAAAACGGTTTTCCATGTACATGGAATTTTCTATTGGTATGCGAGGGGTGCGAGAATCGAGTTGTAGGGGGTTTTCTCCCTGTTTAATGCGGTCGGGGTGATAGCGATATAATAACCAGCGTCCAGAGTCTACAGCGGCTTTTTGGTTTTGCATGGCTGTACTCATGTTGATACCGTGAGCAATACAATGGCTGTAGGCAATAATTAATGATGGACCTTCGTAAGCTTCGGCTTCTAAGAAAGTTTTCAGGGTTTGTTCATCTTTTGCGCCCATTGCTACACTAGCAACATAAACGTTACCGTAGGTCATAGCGATTAAACCTAAGTCTTTTTTAGTTGAGGGTTTACCACCTGCGGCGAATTTTGCTACTGCACCTTTAGGGGTAGATTTGGACATTTGACCGCCAGTATTAGAGTAAACTTCTGTGTCTAATACGAGAATATTAAGGTTGCGGCCACTAGCGATTACATGATCTAATCCACCGTAACCAATATCATATGCCCAACCGTCGCCACCAATGATCCAAACACTTTTTTTCACTAAATAATCAACGAGGGATTGAAGATTTTGGATTTTGGATTTTAGATTTGTTATATCATTTTTTGGTAGAGACTTTCCATGTAACGTCTCTACATTATTTAACATTTCATCTAGTTTTTCTTTCAGGATAGAAACTCGTTCTCGTTGAGAGTAAATATCCGATTCGTCTTTTTGTTCAGCGTTGAGGATATCTGTGACTAGGGTTTCACCTATTTGGGGTGCAAGTTGTTGGAGTAAATAAGCGGCAAATTCGGCTTGTTTGTCTATGGAAACCCGGAAACCTAAGCCAAATTCGGCGTTATCTTCAAATAGACTGTTAGACCAAGCAGGACCTCTACCTGCGGCATTTTTTGTCCAAGGTGTGGTGGGTAAGTTACCACCATAGATAGAGGAACAACCGGTGGCGTTGGCAACGATCATGCGATCGCCAAATAATTGTGTTACAAGTTTAATATAAGGTGTTTCTCCACATCCAGCACAAGCACCAGAAAACTCAAACAACGGTTCTTGCATTTGTTGTTGATTAATATGATTTAACTTTAAATTCCGTCTATCTGGGTTAGGCAGATTTAAGAAGAAATCCCAGTTTTCTCGTTCTTGTTCTCGCAATAGTTTTTGCGCTGCCATATTAATGGCTTTTTTGCGCGGTTCGGCTTTATTTTTGGCGGGACAAACATCAACACAAATACCACAACCTGTACAATCTTCTGCTGCTACTTGAATGGTAAACTTTAAATCATGCCAATCATGTTCTTTGGCATTTGCACTTTTAAAAGTTGTTGGGGCATTTTCTAATTCTTCTGGTGCATATACCTTAGCGCGAATGACACTATGAGGACACACCATCACACATTTACCACATTGAATACAAACGTCAGCATCCCACACCGGAATTTCTTCAGCAATGTTGCGTTTTTCCCATTTAGATGTTCCTGTGGGATATGTACCATCTACAGGTAATGCACTTACAGGTAAATCATCACCTTCACGGACTATCATTTTCCCTAATACATCACGAATAAAAGCAGGTGCATTATTGAGGATAGGTGAAATTTGAGTATTTTCTTGTTCCCTGTTCCCCGTTCCCCGTTCCCTAATTTCATGAAGATTTTCTAAGGTTTTATCAACTGCTTGCATATTCATTTGTACAAGTTCTTCGCCTTTTTTACCGTAGGTTTTACGAATAGATTTTTTAATTTCATCTATAGCTTCTTCTCTTGGTAAAACACCAGAAACAGCAAAGAAACAAACCTGCATAACGATGTTAATATGTCCACCCATTCCCGCTTCACGGGCGACTTTATAGGCATTAATGACATAGAATTTGAGATTTTTGTTAATTATCTCTGTTTGCATGGTGGTAGGTAATTTATCCCACACTTCATTTCTGTCATAATGTGAATTTAGTAAAAAAGTGCCACCAGGAATAATATCTTTCAATATCGGGAATTTCTCGATAAAATCCCATTGGTGACAAGCGACAAAGTTAGCTTTAGTAATTAAATAGGTAGAATGTATTGGTTGATCACCAAAGCGTAAATGAGAGACTGTGACAGAACCAGATTTTTTAGAATCGTAAACGAAATAACCTTGGGCATAATTATCTGTTTCTTCGCCAATAATTTTAATTGAGTTTTTATTTGCCCCCACTGTACCATCTGCACCTAAACCATAAAAAATTGCCCTAACTATATTGTCAGCTTCAATGTTAAATTCGGGATTATATGCTAAACTGGTATGGGTAACATCATCATTAATCCCGACAGTAAAATGATTTTTTGGTGTTTCTAAATCCAAATTATCAAATACCACTTTTACCATTGCTGGTGTAAATTCTTTAGAAGATAAACCATATCTTCCCCCCACAATCAATTTTAGATTTTGGATTTTGGATTTTGGATTTGCTTCTTGAATTGCAGTGATTACATCTACATATAAAGGTTCACCAATTGCCCCTGGTTCTTTTGTTCTATCTAAAACAGCAATTTTGCGAATAGTTTGGGGAAGAGAATCAATAAATCTTTGGGTATCAAAGGGACGATATAATCTAACTTTGATAACTCCGACTTTTTCACCTTGTTGATTGAGATAATCTACGGTTTCATGAACTGTTTCACAACCAGAACCCATGAGAATAATTATTTTTTCTGCTGCTGGATGTCCATGATAATCAAATAGTTGATATTTTCTCCCTATATTTTGGGCAAATTCATCCATTACCTGTTGAGTAATATCTGGACAAGCTGAATAAAAAGAGTTTACTGTTTCCCTGGCTTGAAAATAAACATCAGGGTTTTGGGCTGTTCCTCGTAATACCGGATGATCAGGTGTTAAAGCCCGTGAACGATGGGCAATTACTAACTCTATGGGAATAAATTTTTGTAAGTCTTCAGTTGTTAATATTTCTACTTTATTGACTTCGTGGGAAGTGCGAAAACCATCAAAAAAGTGTAAGTAAGGTATCCGAGATAATAAAGTTGCTTTTGTGGAAATTAGGGCAAAATCATGGGCTTCTTGCACAGAAGCAGCGCATAACATGGCAAAACCTGTGGTTCTTGCGGCCATGACATCACTATGATCTCCGAAAATGGAGAGGGATTGGGCTGCAAGCGATCGCGCCGCAATATGAAATACTGTAGGTGTAAGTTCACCGGCAATTTTGTACATATTTGGTAGCATCAACATTAACCCCTGAGATGCTGTAAAGGTTGTTGTCAGTGAACCAGTTTGTAAAGCCCCATGCACAGCACCTGCAACCCCCCCTTCACTCTGCAACTGCACCACCGCAGGAACAGTTCCCCAAATGTTCGGTTTTCCCTCACTCATCCAAGTATCAGACCATTCCGCCATCGGTGAAGATGGTGTAATCGGGTAAATGGCAATAACTTCGTTTAATTGGTAAACGACTTTAGCCACAGCTTCATTACCATCTATAGTTGCAAAGGGTTTCATTTTTATATTCCTTAACCTTAAATAACTACCAAAACATCCAGTCAGGATTCAGGAGTAAAACTAGTACCGCAGGGCGTTCGTCAAAAGTCAAAACGAATATACAATGAGCTTTCCAGTAGTTTGGAATGGTCTATTTATTTCCGCCGTGCTGTACTAGATAGGAACAAAATCCCAAATTATTAGTTTTAGGGAATAACTTTCTGCTGAGTTACTCTACCTTTTGACTTAAGTAGGTGGGCCTTAAAAATTGTCGTTGGGGCAAGGGAAAAGGGAACTCTTAACTGGGAACAGGAAGAGAGTTTTGAGTGATTTTACTTTTCTTCACATACCTTTAAATTTTTCTGTTCACCTACTTAGTAATTGATATGAATCCTTGTAACTATAACTATTAACAAAAGACTCAAATATCTGCTTTTTGTTTACTAGCTGTTCCAGGACTTTGACGGTTTTCTTTAATTAATCGGCTGTAAGTCCGTTGAGGAATATAGTGAATGGGATTGTAATCAATACAACGTAAAATCAGTACACAAGCCCAAGAATACCGTCCATCAGCAATAGCTTCAATGATATGATTGAACTGTTCGGGAGTGATGGCACTATGAAAATCGTTCTGAGCAGAAGAAGCTTGATAGTTCATAACTAACCCTGATCTAATCTTGTAGGATGGAAAGTTAATAATTCGTAAATATTCAGAACAGAAAATCTTTTTAGTCCAAACTAATTAGACTTTTATAGTCAAGTTTAGGAATTTTACTCCTGATTTGACAAGCCTTTTAAGTCCTGACTTTTTATCTCCTAAATTCCGAATAATAGGGAGAAATCAAGGGGATATTTGTGCAATCACAGCAATATATACAGATGATATGCACAGGATTTAATTCTCTTGGTGAATAACTTCGATATCTAAATTCGAGTATAGCGATAACTTACCGATTAAATATCAACATTATTTGTGGTTATGAGAGAATTTTATTAATTTTCTGTGAGGTTTTGTGAGCATTGGTATACATTCAATCAGTGATATCTCATTAGCAATTTGTAATCTAAATAGATTAAATCCTGCAATTTTTGAGTGTATAAATTGAAAAAATTACTGAA harbors:
- the nifJ gene encoding pyruvate:ferredoxin (flavodoxin) oxidoreductase, with product MKPFATIDGNEAVAKVVYQLNEVIAIYPITPSSPMAEWSDTWMSEGKPNIWGTVPAVVQLQSEGGVAGAVHGALQTGSLTTTFTASQGLMLMLPNMYKIAGELTPTVFHIAARSLAAQSLSIFGDHSDVMAARTTGFAMLCAASVQEAHDFALISTKATLLSRIPYLHFFDGFRTSHEVNKVEILTTEDLQKFIPIELVIAHRSRALTPDHPVLRGTAQNPDVYFQARETVNSFYSACPDITQQVMDEFAQNIGRKYQLFDYHGHPAAEKIIILMGSGCETVHETVDYLNQQGEKVGVIKVRLYRPFDTQRFIDSLPQTIRKIAVLDRTKEPGAIGEPLYVDVITAIQEANPKSKIQNLKLIVGGRYGLSSKEFTPAMVKVVFDNLDLETPKNHFTVGINDDVTHTSLAYNPEFNIEADNIVRAIFYGLGADGTVGANKNSIKIIGEETDNYAQGYFVYDSKKSGSVTVSHLRFGDQPIHSTYLITKANFVACHQWDFIEKFPILKDIIPGGTFLLNSHYDRNEVWDKLPTTMQTEIINKNLKFYVINAYKVAREAGMGGHINIVMQVCFFAVSGVLPREEAIDEIKKSIRKTYGKKGEELVQMNMQAVDKTLENLHEIRERGTGNREQENTQISPILNNAPAFIRDVLGKMIVREGDDLPVSALPVDGTYPTGTSKWEKRNIAEEIPVWDADVCIQCGKCVMVCPHSVIRAKVYAPEELENAPTTFKSANAKEHDWHDLKFTIQVAAEDCTGCGICVDVCPAKNKAEPRKKAINMAAQKLLREQERENWDFFLNLPNPDRRNLKLNHINQQQMQEPLFEFSGACAGCGETPYIKLVTQLFGDRMIVANATGCSSIYGGNLPTTPWTKNAAGRGPAWSNSLFEDNAEFGLGFRVSIDKQAEFAAYLLQQLAPQIGETLVTDILNAEQKDESDIYSQRERVSILKEKLDEMLNNVETLHGKSLPKNDITNLKSKIQNLQSLVDYLVKKSVWIIGGDGWAYDIGYGGLDHVIASGRNLNILVLDTEVYSNTGGQMSKSTPKGAVAKFAAGGKPSTKKDLGLIAMTYGNVYVASVAMGAKDEQTLKTFLEAEAYEGPSLIIAYSHCIAHGINMSTAMQNQKAAVDSGRWLLYRYHPDRIKQGENPLQLDSRTPRIPIENSMYMENRFKMLTKINPETAKELLKEAQLDVNTRWQMYQYLAARKLQ
- a CDS encoding HetP family heterocyst commitment protein, coding for MNYQASSAQNDFHSAITPEQFNHIIEAIADGRYSWACVLILRCIDYNPIHYIPQRTYSRLIKENRQSPGTASKQKADI